A window of Trichoderma atroviride chromosome 3, complete sequence contains these coding sequences:
- a CDS encoding uncharacterized protein (TransMembrane:1 (i40-64o)~MEROPS:MER0015691) — MGKVSSTKPETMANESTPLIQTVRVGPPRRRYPHNTVRRFCTIACASVLLCGFATFLLNAVYIWPSWRDHRHPHPPHHGHHGHPPHKGKRLSHEELQKILLDTPSSEKAEEWSRYYTAGAHLAGKNYSQAEWTKERWEEWGIKSSIVAYDVYINYPSDHSVSLLEKSSDTKTWDVAFKASLTEDVLEEDPTTSAEDKIPTFHGYSASGNVTGSFVYVNYGTYQDYADLVAAGIDFKGKIAIARYGGIFRGLKVKRAQELGAVGVLIYSDPGDDGEITEENGYAAYPEGPARNPSSVQRGSVQFLSSRPGDPTTPGYPSKPGVPRAPADETTPSIPSIPISYADALPLLKALNGHGPQASDLNKYWTKNLGLGYKGVKYNIGPSPDDVVINLFNEQEYVTTPQWDVIGIINGTIPNEVVVIGNHRDAWIVGGASDPNSGSAVLNEAVRSIGKALEAGWKPVRTIVFASWDGEEYGLVGSTEWVEEYLPWLSGANVAYVNVDGGASGPHFSASAAPLLNQVLRDATHLVPSPNQSVPGQSVGDVWDGKISTMGSGSDFTAFQDYAGIPSVDIGFGGNGSGPVYHYHSNYDSFHWMSEYADPGFVYHRTMAQVLGILIGELTDVIIIPFGATEYADALDGYLDKVEAKLQSVDTELATEAEIFAIRGSVTSEEVVGSQDAFEESLKRIRHSISEFRDKAAKLDEKAAWARDRLEDGIPWWNLFEKAKLGYTIATVNKQYKFIERHFLFEGGLDNRSWFKHVVFAPGLWTGYAGAVYPGLVESIDAKNYSNGLKWAEIINHAVEKATRSIE, encoded by the exons ATGGGCAAGGT GTCGTCGACCAAGCCTGAAACAATGGCCAACGAGTCGACGCCGTTGATCCAGACAGTGCGCGTCGGGCCTCCGCGCAGGCGATATCCTCACAACACGGTCCGCCGCTTCTGCACCATTGCGTGCGCCAGCGTGCTCCTCTGCGGCTTTGCGACGTTTCTCCTCAACGCCGTGTACATCTGGCCCTCGTGGCGGGACCATCGTCACCCGCATCCTCCTCACCACGGCCATCACGGCCATCCTCCTCACAAGGGCAAACGCCTGTCTCACGAGGAGCTGCAAAAGATCCTGCTCGACACGCCTTCTTCAGAAAAGGCCGAAGAATGGAGCCGCTACTATACCGCTGGAGCTCACCTTGCTGGTAAGAATTACTCACAG GCTGAGTGGACTAAAGAGCGATGGGAGGAATGGGGCATCAAGTCCAGCATCGTCGCCTATGACGTCTACATCAACTACCCCTCTGATCACAGCGTCTCTTTGCTAGAGAAGTCGAGCGACACCAAAACCTGGGATGTCGCGTTCAAGGCATCGCTGACCGAGGACGTCCTTGAAGAGGATCCCACCACCTCTGCCGAGGACAAGATCCCAACCTTCCACGGCTACTCTGCCAGCGGAAACGTCACTGGCTCATTTGTCTATGTCAACTACGGAACATACCAAGATTACGCGGATCTAGTTGCTGCCGGTATCGACTTCAAGGGAAAGATTGCCATCGCCAGATATGGAGGAATCTTCAGAGGCCTCAAAGTGAAGCGTGCTCAGGAGCTTGGCGCTGTTGGCGTTCTGATATATAGCGACCcgggcgatgatggtgaaATCACCGAAGAAAACGGCTATGCCGCCTATCCTGAGGGGCCGGCACGAAACCCCAGCAGCGTGCAGCGTGGAAGTGTCCAGTTTTTGAGCTCGCGTCCTGGCGACCC GACAACCCCTGGTTATCCTTCAAAGCCCGGTGTCCCTCGTGCACCAGCTGACGAAACCACTCCATCGATTCCCTCTATTCCCATCTCATACGCCGATGCTCTCCCTCTACTCAAGGCTCtcaatggccatggcccTCAAGCCAGTGACCTGAACAAATATTGGACAAAGAATCTCGGCTTGGGTTACAAGGGCGTCAAGTACAACATTGGTCCTTCGCCTGATGACGTCGTCATTAACCTCTTCAACGAGCAAGAATACGTCACCACTCCTCAATGGGATGTTATCGGCATCATCAACGGCACAATTCCCAACGAAGTCGTTGTCATTGGTAACCACAGAGACGCTTGGATTGTCGGCGGAGCATCTGATCCCAACAGTGGCTCGGCAGTCCTGAACGAAGCAGTTCGCAGTATTGGCAAAGCCCTGGAAGCAGGCTGGAAGCCTGTCCGAACCATCGTCTTCGCTAGCTGGGACGGAGAGGAATATGGCCTGGTTGGAAGCACAGAGTGGGTTGAGGAGTACCTTCCATGGCTCTCCGGAGCCAACGTGGCATATGTCAATGTCGATGGCGGTGCCTCTGGGCCGCacttttctgcttctgcagccCCATTGTTGAACCAAGTTCTTCGAGACGCAACGCATCTTGTTCCATCGCCCAATCAGTCTGTCCCAGGCCAGTCTGTGGGAGATGTTTGGGATGGAAAAATCAGCACAATGGGTAGTGGCAGCGATTTCACTGCCTTCCAGGACTATGCCGGTATCCCCAGTGTCGATATTGGATTTGGCGGTAACGGCAGTGGCCCTGTTTATCATTATCACAGCAACTACGACAGCTTCCATTGGATGAGCGAATATGCCGACCCAGGCTTTGTCTACCACAGGACCATGGCACAGGTTCTTGGCATACTCATCGGAGAGCTTACTGATGTAATCATCATTCCATTCGGAGCCACCGAGTATGCAGATGCGCTTGATGGCTATCTTGACAAAGTCGAGGCGAAGCTCCAGTCTGTGGATACCGAGCTCGCCACGGAAGCTGAAATCTTTGCAATTAGAGGCAGCGTCACATCCGAAGAAGTGGTTGGAAGCCAAGATGCTTTCGAAGAAAGCCTCAAAAGGATCCGACACTCAATCTCTGAGTTTAGAGATaaggccgccaagctcgaTGAAAAGGCTGCCTGGGCAAGAGACAGGCTCGAAGATGGCATTCCGTGGTGGAACCTCttcgaaaaggccaagcTAGGATATACCATTGCCACAGTAAACAAGCAGTACAAGTTTATTGAAAGACACTTTCTCTTTGAGGGCGGTCTTGATAACCGCAGCTGGTTCAAGCATGTTGTGTTTGCTCCTGGTCTGTGGACTGGATACGCGGGTG CCGTGTATCCAGGCCTCGTTGAGAGCATTGACGCCAAAAATTACAGCAATGGTTTGAAGTGGGCGGAGATTATCAACCACGCTGTTGAGAAGGCTACCAGGAGCATTGAGTAA
- a CDS encoding uncharacterized protein (MEROPS:MER0015691~TransMembrane:1 (i29-53o)), whose protein sequence is MANESTPLIQTVRVGPPRRRYPHNTVRRFCTIACASVLLCGFATFLLNAVYIWPSWRDHRHPHPPHHGHHGHPPHKGKRLSHEELQKILLDTPSSEKAEEWSRYYTAGAHLAGKNYSQAEWTKERWEEWGIKSSIVAYDVYINYPSDHSVSLLEKSSDTKTWDVAFKASLTEDVLEEDPTTSAEDKIPTFHGYSASGNVTGSFVYVNYGTYQDYADLVAAGIDFKGKIAIARYGGIFRGLKVKRAQELGAVGVLIYSDPGDDGEITEENGYAAYPEGPARNPSSVQRGSVQFLSSRPGDPTTPGYPSKPGVPRAPADETTPSIPSIPISYADALPLLKALNGHGPQASDLNKYWTKNLGLGYKGVKYNIGPSPDDVVINLFNEQEYVTTPQWDVIGIINGTIPNEVVVIGNHRDAWIVGGASDPNSGSAVLNEAVRSIGKALEAGWKPVRTIVFASWDGEEYGLVGSTEWVEEYLPWLSGANVAYVNVDGGASGPHFSASAAPLLNQVLRDATHLVPSPNQSVPGQSVGDVWDGKISTMGSGSDFTAFQDYAGIPSVDIGFGGNGSGPVYHYHSNYDSFHWMSEYADPGFVYHRTMAQVLGILIGELTDVIIIPFGATEYADALDGYLDKVEAKLQSVDTELATEAEIFAIRGSVTSEEVVGSQDAFEESLKRIRHSISEFRDKAAKLDEKAAWARDRLEDGIPWWNLFEKAKLGYTIATVNKQYKFIERHFLFEGGLDNRSWFKHVVFAPGLWTGYAGAVYPGLVESIDAKNYSNGLKWAEIINHAVEKATRSIE, encoded by the exons ATGGCCAACGAGTCGACGCCGTTGATCCAGACAGTGCGCGTCGGGCCTCCGCGCAGGCGATATCCTCACAACACGGTCCGCCGCTTCTGCACCATTGCGTGCGCCAGCGTGCTCCTCTGCGGCTTTGCGACGTTTCTCCTCAACGCCGTGTACATCTGGCCCTCGTGGCGGGACCATCGTCACCCGCATCCTCCTCACCACGGCCATCACGGCCATCCTCCTCACAAGGGCAAACGCCTGTCTCACGAGGAGCTGCAAAAGATCCTGCTCGACACGCCTTCTTCAGAAAAGGCCGAAGAATGGAGCCGCTACTATACCGCTGGAGCTCACCTTGCTGGTAAGAATTACTCACAG GCTGAGTGGACTAAAGAGCGATGGGAGGAATGGGGCATCAAGTCCAGCATCGTCGCCTATGACGTCTACATCAACTACCCCTCTGATCACAGCGTCTCTTTGCTAGAGAAGTCGAGCGACACCAAAACCTGGGATGTCGCGTTCAAGGCATCGCTGACCGAGGACGTCCTTGAAGAGGATCCCACCACCTCTGCCGAGGACAAGATCCCAACCTTCCACGGCTACTCTGCCAGCGGAAACGTCACTGGCTCATTTGTCTATGTCAACTACGGAACATACCAAGATTACGCGGATCTAGTTGCTGCCGGTATCGACTTCAAGGGAAAGATTGCCATCGCCAGATATGGAGGAATCTTCAGAGGCCTCAAAGTGAAGCGTGCTCAGGAGCTTGGCGCTGTTGGCGTTCTGATATATAGCGACCcgggcgatgatggtgaaATCACCGAAGAAAACGGCTATGCCGCCTATCCTGAGGGGCCGGCACGAAACCCCAGCAGCGTGCAGCGTGGAAGTGTCCAGTTTTTGAGCTCGCGTCCTGGCGACCC GACAACCCCTGGTTATCCTTCAAAGCCCGGTGTCCCTCGTGCACCAGCTGACGAAACCACTCCATCGATTCCCTCTATTCCCATCTCATACGCCGATGCTCTCCCTCTACTCAAGGCTCtcaatggccatggcccTCAAGCCAGTGACCTGAACAAATATTGGACAAAGAATCTCGGCTTGGGTTACAAGGGCGTCAAGTACAACATTGGTCCTTCGCCTGATGACGTCGTCATTAACCTCTTCAACGAGCAAGAATACGTCACCACTCCTCAATGGGATGTTATCGGCATCATCAACGGCACAATTCCCAACGAAGTCGTTGTCATTGGTAACCACAGAGACGCTTGGATTGTCGGCGGAGCATCTGATCCCAACAGTGGCTCGGCAGTCCTGAACGAAGCAGTTCGCAGTATTGGCAAAGCCCTGGAAGCAGGCTGGAAGCCTGTCCGAACCATCGTCTTCGCTAGCTGGGACGGAGAGGAATATGGCCTGGTTGGAAGCACAGAGTGGGTTGAGGAGTACCTTCCATGGCTCTCCGGAGCCAACGTGGCATATGTCAATGTCGATGGCGGTGCCTCTGGGCCGCacttttctgcttctgcagccCCATTGTTGAACCAAGTTCTTCGAGACGCAACGCATCTTGTTCCATCGCCCAATCAGTCTGTCCCAGGCCAGTCTGTGGGAGATGTTTGGGATGGAAAAATCAGCACAATGGGTAGTGGCAGCGATTTCACTGCCTTCCAGGACTATGCCGGTATCCCCAGTGTCGATATTGGATTTGGCGGTAACGGCAGTGGCCCTGTTTATCATTATCACAGCAACTACGACAGCTTCCATTGGATGAGCGAATATGCCGACCCAGGCTTTGTCTACCACAGGACCATGGCACAGGTTCTTGGCATACTCATCGGAGAGCTTACTGATGTAATCATCATTCCATTCGGAGCCACCGAGTATGCAGATGCGCTTGATGGCTATCTTGACAAAGTCGAGGCGAAGCTCCAGTCTGTGGATACCGAGCTCGCCACGGAAGCTGAAATCTTTGCAATTAGAGGCAGCGTCACATCCGAAGAAGTGGTTGGAAGCCAAGATGCTTTCGAAGAAAGCCTCAAAAGGATCCGACACTCAATCTCTGAGTTTAGAGATaaggccgccaagctcgaTGAAAAGGCTGCCTGGGCAAGAGACAGGCTCGAAGATGGCATTCCGTGGTGGAACCTCttcgaaaaggccaagcTAGGATATACCATTGCCACAGTAAACAAGCAGTACAAGTTTATTGAAAGACACTTTCTCTTTGAGGGCGGTCTTGATAACCGCAGCTGGTTCAAGCATGTTGTGTTTGCTCCTGGTCTGTGGACTGGATACGCGGGTG CCGTGTATCCAGGCCTCGTTGAGAGCATTGACGCCAAAAATTACAGCAATGGTTTGAAGTGGGCGGAGATTATCAACCACGCTGTTGAGAAGGCTACCAGGAGCATTGAGTAA
- a CDS encoding uncharacterized protein (TransMembrane:1 (o32-50i)), protein MFARSAFRAAQPLRMHARRYATESGAAGSSNTLLYGAGAVGVLGAGYYFLSGSSSASKAEDKVKEAIGIAPKAALTGGEQGWVSLKLSETEDVNHNTKRLRFELPEKDQVSGVQIASAILTKFKGPNDAKATLRPYTPVSDEDERGFLDLLVKKYPNGPMSTHIHDLKVGDSLDIKGPLPKYPWTANKHDHIALIAGGTGITPMYQLVRAIFKNPNDKTKVTLVFGNVTKEDILLKSKFDELENTYPQRFRAFYVLDKPPKDWVGGGGFISKELLKQVLPEPKSDNIKLFVCGPPGLMKAISGPKVSPKEQGDVTGLLKELGYTNEQVYKF, encoded by the exons atgtTTGCCAGATCAGCCTTCCGCGCGGCCCAGCCGCTGAGAATG cATGCGCGCCGCTATGCCACCGAATCTGGCGCCGCAGGCAGCTCCAACACTCTCCTCTACGGCGCTGGCGCAGTCGGCGTCCTCGGTGCTGGATACTACTTCCTGAGCGGCTCTTCCTCAGCCAGCAAGGCCGAggacaaggtcaaggaggCCATTGGCATCGCTCCCAAGGCGGCTCTTACTGGCGGCGAACAGGGCTGGGTGTCCCTGAAGCTGTCCGAGACGGAGGACGTGAACCACAACACCAAGAGACTCCGATTCGAGCTCCCCGAGAAGGACCAGGTCTCTGGCGTGCAGATTGCCAGCGCCATCCTTACCAAGTTCAAGGGCCCCAACGATGCAAAGGCGACTCTCCGACCCTATACTCCCGTCAGTGACGAAG ACGAGAGGGGCTTCCTCGACCTCCTGGTGAAGAAATATCCCAACGGCCCCATGAGCACCCACATCCACGACCTCAAGGTCGGCGATTCCCTCGACATCAAGGGCCCTCTCCCCAAGTACCCCTGGACCGCGAACAAGCACGACCACATCGCCCTCATCGCCGGCGGCACCGGCATCACCCCCATGTACCAGCTCGTCCGCGCAATCTTCAAGAACCCCAACGACAAGACAAAGGTCACCCTCGTCTTCGGAAACGTCACCAAGGAGGACATTTTGCTCAAGAGCAAGTTCGACGAGCTCGAGAACACATACCCCCAGCGCTTCCGCGCCTTCTACGTCCTGGACAAGCCCCCCAAGGACTgggtcggcggcggcggcttcatctccaaggagctgctgaagcaggTCCTCCCCGAGCCCAAGAGCGACAACATCAAGCTCTTCGTCTGCGGCCCTCCTGGCTTGATGAAGGCCATTTCTGGCCCCAAGGTTAGCCCCAAGGAGCAGGGCGATGTTACTGGACTTTTGAAGGAGCTTGGTTACACCAATGAGCAGGTTTACAAGTTCTAG
- a CDS encoding uncharacterized protein (EggNog:ENOG41): MSMDFARAALAERRPSFFLSLAPTTSSSYPQPDRRPSVTETPARPRRASISSPTGLRVLKLSPVYYGEHIGQNKDDFYDVEASPELAPSSFLSLAPATSSSYPQMPSSRSAETPERRRSSSSLSSTTGFRVLKLGPVYWGEHDGDHKDDFHDIPTSP, encoded by the coding sequence ATGTCCATGGACTTTGCCCGTGCCGCTCTGGCTGAGCGCCGaccctccttcttcctctcatTGGCACCCACTACTTCATCTTCCTATCCTCAACCCGACAGACGACCCTCAGTCACCGAGACCCCAGCCAGACCCCGACGGGCCTCCATCAGCTCCCCAACCGGCCTCCGAGTCCTCAAGCTCAGCCCCGTCTACTACGGCGAGCACATTGGCCAGAACAAGGACGACTTCTATGACGTCGAGGCCTCTCCGGAGCTGGCGCCCTCATCCTTCCTCTCGCTCGCGCCGGCCACCTCTTCCTCCTATCCTCAGATGCCCTCCAGCCGCTCCGCCGAGACCCCCGAGAGGCGACgctcctcgtccagcttgAGCTCCACAACCGGCTTCAGGGTGCTGAAGCTGGGACCCGTCTACTGGGGTGAGCACGATGGTGACCACAAGGATGACTTCCACGACATTCCTACTTCTCCTTAA